The region GGCGGGCGGCCATGACGCCGTCCACCCCGATCTGGGCACACTGGAGGACTTCGACTTCTTCGTCGCCGAGGCCGCCCGGCACGGGCTGGAAGTGGCGCTGGACTTCGCACTGCAGTGCTCGCCGGACCATCCCTGGGTGCAGAAGTATCCGCAGTGGTTCCATCACCGCCCCGACGGGACGATCGCCTACGCGGAGAACCCGCCCAAGAAGTACCAGGACATCTACCCCATCGCCTTCGACGCCGACCTGCCCGGTCTGGTCGCGGAGACGGTGCGGGTGCTGCGGCACTGGATGGACCACGGGGTGCGGATCTTCCGGGTCGACAACCCGCACACCAAACCGGTCGTCTTCTGGGAACAGGTGATCGCGGACATCAACCGCACCGACCCGGACGTGATCTTCCTGGCGGAGGCGTTCACCCGCCCGGCGATGATGCACACCCTGGCCCAGGTCGGCTTCCAGCAGTCGTACACCTACTTCACCTGGCGTACCACCAAAACGGAACTCACCGACTACCTGACCGAGTTGTCCGGTGAGGCAGCCGCGTACATGCGCCCGAATTTCTTCGTCAACACCCCCGACATCCTGCACGCGTACCTTCAGCAGGGCGGACGCCCCGCCTTCGAGGTACGAGCCGTGCTCGCCGCGACACTCTCCCCGACCTGGGGCGTGTACAGCGGCTACGAACTGTGCGAGAACACCCCGCTGCGCGAGAGCAGCGAAGAATACCTGGACTCCGAGAAATACCAACTGCTTACCCGCGACTGGGAGTCCGCGGAGCGTGACGGACGTAGCATCGCGCCATTGATAGCCACGCTCAACGCGGTCCGGCGACGCAGTCCGGCCCTGCGGCAGTTGCGTGACCTCCACTTCCATCACGCGGACCAGGAGGCGGTGATCGTCTATTCGAAGCGCCGGGGATCGAACACGGTTCTGGTGGTCGTGAACCTCGACCCTCACCACACCCAGGAGGCGACGGTCTCGTTGGACATGCCGCAACTCGGCCTGGACTGGCACGAGCCCGCGTTGGTGCGCGACGAGCTCACCGGCGAGACCTACGAATGGGGCAGGACGAATTATGTGCGCCTGGAACCGGGTACTCGCCCCGCGCACGTTCTGACCGTCCTGCGACCGTCCACCCCGCAGATCGGAGGGTCACCCACCACATGATCGTCAACGAGCCTGTTCCGGACACCTTCGAGGACACTCCCGCCAAGGACCGGGACCCCGAGTGGTTCAAACGCGCCGTCTTCTACGAGGTCCTCGTCCGCTCCTTCCAGGACAGCAACGGCGACGGCATCGGCGACCTCAAAGGCCTCACCGCCAAACTCGACTACCTCCAATGGCTCGGCATCGACTGCCTCTGGCTCCCCCCCTTCTTCAAATCCCCCCTCCGCGACGGCGGCTACGACGTCTCCGACTACACCGCCGTCCTCCCCGAATTCGGCGACCTCGCCGACTTCGTCGAATTCGTCGACGCCGCCCACCAACGCGGCATGCGCGTCATCATCGACTTCGTCATGAACCACACCAGCGACCAACACCCCTGGTTCCAGGAATCCAGAAACAACCCCCAAGGCCCCTACGGCGACTACTACGTCTGGGCCGACAAAGACGAACAATACCCAGACGCCCGCATCATCTTCGTCGACACCGAAGCCTCCAACTGGACCTTCGACCCCGTCCGCAAGCAGTACTACTGGCACCGCTTCTTCTCCCACCAACCCGACCTCAACTACGAAAACCCCGCAGTCCAGGAAGAAATCCTCTCCGCCCTCAAATTCTGGCTCGACCTCGGCATCGACGGCTTCCGCCTCGACGCCGTCCCCTACCTCTACCAAGCCGAAGGCACCAACTGCGAAAACCTCCCCGCCACCCACGACTTCCTCAAACACGTCCGCAAGGAAATCGACGCCCACTACCCCGACACGGTCCTGCTCGCGGAAGCCAACCAGTGGCCAGAAGACGTCGTCGACTACTTCGGCGACTTCGCCAGCGGCGGCGACGAATGCCACATGGCATTCCACTTCCCCGTCATGCCCCGCATCTTCATGGCAGTACGCCGCGAATCGCGTTACCCGGTCTCCGAAATCCTCGCCAAGACACCGGCCATCCCCAACAACTGCCAGTGGGGAATCTTCCTGCGCAACCACGACGAGCTCACCCTCGAAATGGTCACCGACGAAGAACGCGACTACATGTGGGCCGAATACGCCAAAGACCCCCGCATGCGCGCCAACATCGGCATCCGACGCCGCCTCGCCCCCCTCCTCGACAACGACCGCAACCAGATCGAACTCTTCACCGCCCTCCTGCTCTCCCTGCCCGGCTCGCCGATCCTCTACTACGGCGACGAGATCGGCATGGGCGACAACATCTGGCTCGGCGACCGCGACGCCGTCCGCACCCCCATGCAATGGACCCCCGACCGCAACGCCGGTTTCTCCTCCTGCGACCCCGGCCGCCTCGTCCTGCCCACGATCATGGACCCCGTCTACGGCTACCAGGTCACCAACGTCGAAGCATCCATGTCGTCCCCCTCCTCGCTCCTGCACTGGACCCGGCGCATGATCGAGATCCGCAAACAGAACCCCGCCTTCGGCCTCGGCTCCTACACCGAACTCCCCTCCTCCAACCCGGCCGTGATCGCCTTCCTGCGCGAACACAAGGACGACCTCGTCCTGTGCGTCCACAACTTCTCCCGCTTCGCCCAGCCCACCGAACTCGACCTGCAAACCTTCAGCGGCGCACACCCCGTCGAACTCATCGGCGGAGTCCGCTTCCCCGCCATCGGTGAACTCCCCTACCTCCTCACCCTCGCAGGCCACGGCTTCTACTGGTTCCGGCTGCGCAAGGACGCGAAGGACGCGAAGGACGCGAAGGACGCGAAGGACATCAAGGACGCCAAGAACGCCAAGGACGCCGGGTAGAACACGGTCGTACCTGGACACGTACAAGGTCGTACGTGCCGAACCCCGGCGGGCCGGTTTCTCCCGTCCCGCCCGGGGCACGCATCAGTCACACTCCGCCCCCTCGGGGAAAGGACGCGACGCCATGTCGGAAGCCGCCACCCGCTCCGCCACGACAAGTCCGGACCTCCTCGCGTCCCTTGAACCACTGCTGCGCGAATGGCTGCCGAGACAGCGCTGGTTCGCCGGCAAGGGACGCCCGGTCACCGACTTCTCCCTGGTGGCGGCCACCGAACTGCTGCCCGCCACCGCGCAGTCGGGCCTGTACCACCTCCTCGTGCGCGCCCATCAGCCCGCACTCCAGGGCCCCGGAGACTGCTACCAGCTCCTCATAGGCGCGCGCGAGGCGCTGCCGCCCCGGCTGGCGCCCGCGCTGATCGGACACGTGGACCGGGGCCCGCTGACCGGACGGACGGTGTACGACGCCCTGTACGACGCCCGGGCCGCCGAAGTGCTCCTGGAGGCGATGCGCACCCGGGCGCGGATCGGCGCCCTGCGCTTCGACCGGGGCCGTGACGACAAGGGCGGCGCCGGGGACGACGGGGAGGGCGACATACCGTCGGGGCTGGCGGCCCGGATGGTGACCGCGGAGCAGTCCAACTCGTCGATCGTCTACGGCGACACGTTCATCCTGAAGCTGCTCCGCAGGGTCGCACCGGGCGTCAACCCCGACCTGGAACTGCCCCTGGCGCTCGCCCGCGAGGGCTGCCCCCGGGTCCCGGCCCCGGTGGCGTGGATCTGCGCCGACGCCGCCGGGACGACCGACCACGTCCTCGACCCCGACGCGGAGACGAGCGCCGAGGACCGTTACGTACTCGGCGTCCTCCAGCCCTTCGTGCGGGGTGCCGCCGACGGCTGGGAACTGGCGTTGCGCGAGCTGGCCAAGGGGGAGGACTTCAGCGCGGAGGCGCGGGCGCTGGGACGGGCCACCGCCGAGGTGCACATGGCTCTCGCCCGCGCGCTGCCCACGGTGACCATGGGCCACGCGCAGCTGGGCCCGCTGGTCGACGGCATGATCGAACGCCTGGACGCGGCGGTCCAGGCGGTACCGGCCCTCCACCCCTACGCGCCCGGCCTGCGCTCGGCGTACGAGGCGCTGGCCGACCTCGCCGCCGAGGGCCAGACCTGGACGGCGCAGCGTATCCACGGCGATCTGCACCTCGGACAGTGCCTGCGTTCGCCGTCCGGGGAGTGGTCGCTGATCGACTTCGAGGGCGAGCCGTCCAAGCCCCTCGCGGAACGCCGGCTGCCGCAGCCGGCGGTACGGGACGTCGCGGGCATGCTCCGCTCGTTCGACTACGCGGCCCACTCGCTCCACCCCCGGCTGCCCGACTGGGCAGCGGTGTGCCGGGCCGCGTACTGCGCCGGGTACGCGGAGACCGCCGGCCGGGACCCGCGTACCGATCCCGTACTGCTGCGGGCGTACGAGACGGACAAGGCGGTGTACGAGGTGGTGTACGAGGCACGGCACCGCCCGGACTGGCTCCCGGTACCGATGTCTGCGATACACCGCCTGGCCGCACCCGACTGACCCCCGCGTCACCCCGCCCCGCGTCACCTCTCTCGCCCTGCCTCACCTCCGAAAGGCCCCCGCCCGTGACCCCGCATTCCCCGTCCAGCGGCTCGAAGAACCCGAAGAAGAAGACGTCCGCGAAGAAGGACCCCGGGAAGAAGGCGGCAAAGCAGGCAGCCAAAGAGGCCGCGAAGGAGTCGGTGAAGGAGTCGGTGAAAAAGTTGGAGATCACGCCGGAGACAGAGCCGGTGACGGAGCCGGGCCCCGTGACGGAGGCGTCTGCCCCTCAACCGGTCGAGGCCGCTCCGGTCGAGGCCGCTCCGAAGGAGACCACTCTGCTCCCCTCCCCCGCGCTGGACGCCTCCGACCGCGAACGGTTGCTCGCGGGCACGCACCACGACCCGCACTCCGTCCTGGGCGCGCATTCGCTGCCCGGCGGGGTCGCCTTCCGGGTGCTGCGGCCGTACGCCGACTCGGTGACGGTCGTGGCCGGGGATCTGCGGGCCGAGCTGCACGCCGACGGGGACGGTTTCTTCTCGGGCGCGCTGCCCCTGCGGGGAGTCCCGGAGTACCGGCTCGTCATCGCGTACGAGGAGCAGGTGCAGGAGACCGAGGACGCGTACCGGCTGCTGCCCGCGCTCGGTGACCTGGACCTGCATCTGATCGGCGAGGGCCGGCACGAGGAGCTGTGGCGGGCGCTGGGCTCGGAGCCGATGACCCACCAGGGCGTCACCGGCACCCGTTTCGCTGTCTGGGCGCCGAACGCGCGCGGAGTACGGGTGATCGGGGGCTTCAACTTCTGGGACGGTACGGCGTATCCGATGCGTTCCCTCGGCGGCACCGGGGTGTGGGAACTGTTCGTGCCGGGCGTCGGTGAGGGTGAGCTGTACAAGTTCGAGATCACGCGCGCGGACGGCTCGAAGACGCAGCGCGCGGACCCGATGGCCCGCCGGACCGAGATCCCGCCCAACACATCGTCCGTCGTGCACCGTTCACACCACGAGTGGGAGGACGCGGAGTGGCTGGCACGCCGGGCGGCGGTCCCGGCGCACGAGGCTCCGATGTCGATCTACGAGCTCCATCTGGCGTCCTGGCGACCAGGCCTGACATACCGCCAGCTGGCGGAGCAACTGCCCGCCTACGTAAGGGATCTGGGCTTCACACACGTGGAGCTG is a window of Streptomyces sp. B21-083 DNA encoding:
- a CDS encoding alpha-1,4-glucan--maltose-1-phosphate maltosyltransferase, whose protein sequence is MPATHHSSAPPTPTSGTPPILQTDTAVPPASAKRSAPVAAPPPLAVTVPVPVPEGTAVGRIPVLDVRPLVMGGRRPAKAVVGEAFEVSATVFREGHDAVAANVVLRDPKGRPGRWTPMRELAPGTDRWGATVEADAPGEWTYTVEAWGDPIGTWRHHAGIKIPAGMDTELVLEEGAQLYERAAAGVPKNKGKRDVLLAAVEALRDVGRPAPARLSAALTPAVDKVLRRYPLREPLTSSEPSALVVERERALYGAWYEFFPRSEGTREQPHGTFRTAARRLPAIAAMGFDVLYLPPIHPIGHTFRKGPNNTLSASAQDVGVPWAIGSEAGGHDAVHPDLGTLEDFDFFVAEAARHGLEVALDFALQCSPDHPWVQKYPQWFHHRPDGTIAYAENPPKKYQDIYPIAFDADLPGLVAETVRVLRHWMDHGVRIFRVDNPHTKPVVFWEQVIADINRTDPDVIFLAEAFTRPAMMHTLAQVGFQQSYTYFTWRTTKTELTDYLTELSGEAAAYMRPNFFVNTPDILHAYLQQGGRPAFEVRAVLAATLSPTWGVYSGYELCENTPLRESSEEYLDSEKYQLLTRDWESAERDGRSIAPLIATLNAVRRRSPALRQLRDLHFHHADQEAVIVYSKRRGSNTVLVVVNLDPHHTQEATVSLDMPQLGLDWHEPALVRDELTGETYEWGRTNYVRLEPGTRPAHVLTVLRPSTPQIGGSPTT
- the treS gene encoding maltose alpha-D-glucosyltransferase yields the protein MIVNEPVPDTFEDTPAKDRDPEWFKRAVFYEVLVRSFQDSNGDGIGDLKGLTAKLDYLQWLGIDCLWLPPFFKSPLRDGGYDVSDYTAVLPEFGDLADFVEFVDAAHQRGMRVIIDFVMNHTSDQHPWFQESRNNPQGPYGDYYVWADKDEQYPDARIIFVDTEASNWTFDPVRKQYYWHRFFSHQPDLNYENPAVQEEILSALKFWLDLGIDGFRLDAVPYLYQAEGTNCENLPATHDFLKHVRKEIDAHYPDTVLLAEANQWPEDVVDYFGDFASGGDECHMAFHFPVMPRIFMAVRRESRYPVSEILAKTPAIPNNCQWGIFLRNHDELTLEMVTDEERDYMWAEYAKDPRMRANIGIRRRLAPLLDNDRNQIELFTALLLSLPGSPILYYGDEIGMGDNIWLGDRDAVRTPMQWTPDRNAGFSSCDPGRLVLPTIMDPVYGYQVTNVEASMSSPSSLLHWTRRMIEIRKQNPAFGLGSYTELPSSNPAVIAFLREHKDDLVLCVHNFSRFAQPTELDLQTFSGAHPVELIGGVRFPAIGELPYLLTLAGHGFYWFRLRKDAKDAKDAKDAKDIKDAKNAKDAG
- a CDS encoding maltokinase N-terminal cap-like domain-containing protein codes for the protein MSEAATRSATTSPDLLASLEPLLREWLPRQRWFAGKGRPVTDFSLVAATELLPATAQSGLYHLLVRAHQPALQGPGDCYQLLIGAREALPPRLAPALIGHVDRGPLTGRTVYDALYDARAAEVLLEAMRTRARIGALRFDRGRDDKGGAGDDGEGDIPSGLAARMVTAEQSNSSIVYGDTFILKLLRRVAPGVNPDLELPLALAREGCPRVPAPVAWICADAAGTTDHVLDPDAETSAEDRYVLGVLQPFVRGAADGWELALRELAKGEDFSAEARALGRATAEVHMALARALPTVTMGHAQLGPLVDGMIERLDAAVQAVPALHPYAPGLRSAYEALADLAAEGQTWTAQRIHGDLHLGQCLRSPSGEWSLIDFEGEPSKPLAERRLPQPAVRDVAGMLRSFDYAAHSLHPRLPDWAAVCRAAYCAGYAETAGRDPRTDPVLLRAYETDKAVYEVVYEARHRPDWLPVPMSAIHRLAAPD